GACACATCGCCCTTACACAACCATGAAGTTGTTTTAGAAGGGAAAAAACAGACCACTTTTGTTGATGATAACTTTAACACTAAACCCAATGGTCATGCAGCAATGATAGGAAATGACTGTACAAGGTCACCCGAGTCACCTAGAACAGCAATCAAGAAAGAGGCACGTTTTGAGCTCCGACCATTCCACGAAGAGAAGAAGCCATCAAAACTATTTGACACCCCAACTGAGAAAGAAGTTCGGCTGAAGAAAGTCAGACCCTCGGAGGAAATTGCAGAGCTAGAGAGGGAAAGGCTGGAACTCATCCGGGGACAGGCAgtcaagaaaaatcctggaattgCAGCAAAATGGTGGAACCCACCTCAGGAAAAGGCACTGGAAGAGGAGCTGGAGCCAGAGCAGCTGGAGTCTCTTCGAAGATATGAGGAGAGGAAGCAGAAGAGACCAGAAACCAGCCGTATGCCGCAAGCTGCTCCCAGACAGACAATCTCTTTTATCCAACCTGAAATGGGAAACAAGGAGGATGTCGTCATGGAAGAGATTGACTTTTCTGCAGCACGCAAGCAATTTCTGCAGATGGAACATAGCAAGCAGCCCACAGCCCCTAAGAGGAATGTGGCACCTCAGCTTTACTCTGCCAAACCTTTCTTCAGGACTCCAGATGTCACGCATGTAGAGAGACCATGCGGTTCTGTCACAGTTGCCAATCAAGAAGGGGTCACATTTTATGATGGAAGTGAAGTTACTACAGTCAAAGCTGAAAAGATTTACTGCTGCTCTGGAGAATCTGACATGCCACCCAAAGATGGTTTGGCTCAGAACGAGTTGAAAGATGATGATTTTACTTGTGCCCGGGCAGTGATGACCATTGTGAAGGATGAAGATTCTGATTTGTGTCAACGTTCTTTGAACAGCTCCTATCATATGGAAGAAATTGACTCCGGGTTAGATGACCTATCCCTACGGTCTCAGGACACCACTGTTCTTGAGACGCTCTCCAATGACTTCAGTATGGACAACATAAGTGACAGTGGTGCATCAAATGAGACCATGAGTGCCTATTTGGAAAACTCTCTTGGGGAGTACTCTTTTCCCTCAACTCCAATGGCCACTACACCAATCAATGGGAAACATGAAAGTGGTATCAAATCTCCAAGCGAACAGAGTGGGTCTTATCATGGAGAAGGCTTGACGGAAGAAGAGCTGGAATACCATGCTGGTATTCTTGTCCAAAATGCTATCCAGCAAGCCATTGCTCAGCAGAATGACAAATGGGAGCCTCTTCAGGCCACACAACATTCATCTCCTATCACCGAGAGATATGTGGAAAGTATTCAACCCCAACCCCTAGAGGAGATATCTACTGTCACACCACCTCCCAAAGTGCCATCCCCTCTGGAGGAGAGGAAAACAGTTGCTCCTCAAATAACTGTAGTACAAGCTGCCCCAGTTATCCCAGTGAACACTTACAAACCCCCCAGTCCCTCTCCACCACCAAGTGAGAAACCAGAATTCAGCTATTTCAGTAAGTACTCCGAGGCAGCAGAGCTCAGGAGCACAGCGGCTGTCACTCGTGCTCAGGAAACGGAAGTCACCTCAGGGCCATTCAAACTGCGCTCACGCAAGCAAAGAACCCTGTCCATGATCGAAGAGGAGATTCGGGCAGCCCAGGAGCGTGAGGAAGAGTTGAAGAGACAACGGCAAGCGCAAACATTGCACCCGCCCCGTACAAAAAACCTGAAGGCCAGCAACCAGCCAAACAAGCTGGTCCTTACTGGGAAGACAGCACCAGGTATGATTATATCCAGCCAATGTGTGCACTCATGACAGCAACAATTGAACACGTACTGTAGGACAATACTGTATGTGCGGAACGTTATTTGAAACTTCTTAAGATAACTTCTTAACTTATCCCACAATTAATAGCCCTTTAGAATAAGCCATACAAGATACAAATTAGTATTAATGATCATATTTGCATAGTTTTTCATAGATTGCACCAGaacataattaattaattattgtatCTCCCTCTGATTGTCTTTGTGTTTATGCCTGTTTCAAGAAAACTACTAATGCAAACTATCAGATAAAACTGAAGGTTCTGACATATCTGGCTCTGTAACTTGAGATTTGATGTTAATAACCTGGTGATTGTCAGTCATATAACTGGAATCCTAGAGGTTCTCTTCATAGAGCTACTTTAGTTTACATTCCTTGCACGCTGTGTCCCGCGGGTCTGCACCCTCTGTTCAGCCTGAGTCACTTTTGCAAGCTGTGCTTTTTGAAGAGGGCTTTAAGGATACTGCAGCACAGTGCCtgatttgtttattgtttttttttcagtttgatGACTGACTCTAAATAATTGACTAGATAATGCTATTTGGGTAACATAAATATATGTTAAAGCTTTCAGTTCTAACGACCACCAACAGTTTCAGATTGTGATTATTTGATGTTGAAAAATTATAGCAGAATAGTAGGATATACTTTTTGAAATGATCTGTTTACGTATGTTTGGTTTAGGTTTTTTAAGAAAAGTGTTTCAACTACATTGTCCCATTGGTGCTAGATGTAATAGTCATCAGCACAGTATTTAATGTCAGTTTGTGCTGTTCCTCTTGACAATTGTCCATGTCTCATTCATGCTGATGTCCTGCACTGGAGAAGTTTATGTCTGCCCTCTGGTGGTGTTATAGGGAATGTCTTTTCTTTTAGCTTGCTTTTAGCTATAATGCTAAATCCCATTGTATTTGAAGTCATCTTGTGCAATCAGTCTCAGTGATTGACTTCTCATTTAAGACAGTGGTTCTGTAGAGGACAAATATAGACCTAGCCATAGATTCCTGTAAAAAGGTACAGATTTTCATCTAAAGCTTTGCAAAAAGACTCGAGTTGCCAATGTCAGCAGAAGAAAATAAGAGCACTTTCAGTTTCTGAGAATATCAGAAATATACGTTTCAAATATGTGACAAACTGCAGAGTAAATACATATCATAATATATTCTCCATTCTGCCTTAATTTTATATAGATCATTAATTAATACATGGTTTTCTTTCAGGAACTGCATTGTGGGTTTTTACACTGAGATCTCTGTGCCTCTAGTATCCATACTTGATTCATAATCAAGAATGTGTCTGAGACTCTGGACCCTTTCATGTCCTCTAAACTGATGAGTGATGAAAAAAGTATCTCACTGAAACATACTAAAATTCCAAATTAATGCAAACTACTCCAGAGCTATTTTATcctttttttctaaaatatttgtCATTAGTTCTTTTGACTTTTGCAGTCTGTGCACATAGGCCAGAAaaagttcattttcacattagCTTCAAGTCAAGTGACCTTTATTTCTGtggcgctttatacaatacagattgtttcaaagcagctttacagtgataaacaggaaaGTAATGATCAAGGATGTAAACAGAGTTCAATTCAGCTGTAAAGTAGttctaaaaagacaatagtgtcattgttcagctgatgtcagttcagtgttgattcagttctgttCAATAACTGTGCAGTTCATCAATTATGGAAAAGGTTCAAATaatctataaagcagctctgtaGACAACAGTTACGTCACTGTCCAGTCCGGTTCAGTTCTCATCCAGTAGTGTTaatgcagtcaaatcaatattATTGCTGAATATTAAGTGCTTGGAATGTAATTTTACTACCAAGAAAAAAGAGAGTTTAAATTGAATcacatgaaatatatatatatatatatatatatataaatataaatataaatataaatataaatatatatatatataaatatatctatcTGCAGGTAAAATTGAGAAGGTTCGTCAAGTTCCTCCAGCATCACCGTGCTCTTCAGATGGAGCTCTGCCCTCGCCACTGTCTGATCTGGGCAGTGATGACTCTGGCGGAGGACAGCGACCCAAGAACTTTATGCAGACTTTGATGGAGGACTACGAGACACACAAAGTCAAGCGCAGAGAGAAAGCTGAGGACAGCAGTGTAAGTCTCTTATGGTCAGCTTCAAATGTGTGTAGTGATAGATTGATATTTTATGGTATAATGAATTGTCTGTGGATTCTTCTTGTCTACACTTGCACAACATCACTTTCAGACATACATCTGCATACCATTTACAATCAAAACGTTAAATTTCACTTTATTTGAATTAGTGATTCCTACTGCTAAAATACCATTGCCATGACTTGCATCAGAAACATAGTTCTTTTTCATCTCATGCTAAGATAGTAAGAAAAGGGACTTTCCAGCTCATTTAGAAACTGAAATTCTATTTGTGCCACTTGACAAACCACCATCAAATGCCTATTAAGGACTCACTGTTTCATATCAACCACAGTCTTTCCCCTTTTGCTTTCTCAGATATCAGCAACACATTTCTTCTAAAAGCTATTATTTGGAGAACAAACAACTAAGTGCCGGTCTTTTGCAACTTCACTGCACTGGCAGTATCACATTCCATTATAATAATGCAGACAAATTAAAAGCAATGGCTTTGGAACCACAGTAGTGGTAACAATATGGTTCGCTGATGATTAAATGCACTTTTCAGTGCTGATTGTGAAATAAATCCATGACAATAATTGCAGTTTTATGTTGCACTTGTAAGTTTGCCAAGTAAAATAGCCAAATATTCATAAATTGGATATTTCACCATGACCTTGCAAATTACATTTGGCATCACATTTAAACACAATATAAATTCATGCATATTTTAGTTCAGGGAAGTGTACAACCAAATATTTGAGGTTGGGGAGGACCAAATATAAAACGTTTCACAATGAAccattgaaaaaaaattataataaattggtTAACCACAAATTTAAATATAGCAAGACATAATGTCTATTGTGGTGACTGCACTGAATTCAGGAAACAAACACCTGCAATGgtcaataaatttaaataaatatagtcCATGCTCCATACAATTGCCACATAGCACACAGTATTGAGCCAATTTAATCTGTATATAGTATACAAAAAGTAAAGTATACATGAAAATAACAAACCAGTATTCATATGGAAGTTGATCTACTTTCACAAGCTGTTCTCTACACAATAGCAAGTGTTTGCACATTGACTAATTCTTCCTCTTTCCCTCTTGTCAGTATGTCCGCTCAGTTACAACTGAGGTACTTGTACAATGCTTGCTTCATTGTGCCTTCATTTGTGttattgcatgtttttaatgggGGGAAGCTGTAGCAGTGCCAAATACTTTGACATATATAGTGTCTTTCCAAGAAATCACTGTATGTTGTGTTATCATTGTGTCATTCATTACATATGTATCCACATTTTGAACAAGTCAAAGTATTTGCACCTACATGATCAGTATCCAAAGTGCAGTGCCACTATCCTTTCACATGAAACTTgtgtcagtgaactatgaacTTACAATGTCCAGTCTTCATTTGAGCATTTTACCACCTCCATTCAGAGTCCTAATGTTTCAACTcaatattttacataatattcAAGTTATTTGAGGACTTCGGATTGGGCATTTAGGTTCGTTGGAATAAGACACAACGAGTGTAACACTTGGCACCagtttttaaaacaatatttctTTTGAAACAGCATGACTGTTCTCTTTTCTGCTTTATTATTTCTGCTTTCATGATGTGTTTGCACTTAAGCCTGTATTGTGTGATGTGGAATTTATATTTAAAGCTATTTTGGACAGTCAGACCCAAACCCAGCATGAGACTCTTTGGAACAGGTGGGGTCTAAAATGGACCATTTGCTATATGTTTGCACATTTgtgatttatattttttgttaaagcTCTTAACTAAATgtctttaaagaaaataattgaTATTGACATTACTTCTTTTTTTGTGCTCAGTGAAAATAATGTAGCCTGCATATCTAACACAGTATGGTATATCAAAATCTCATATCTCCCAGCCCTTCTAAAACAAACTTTAAATTTTCATGATTCAAGTTATAATATAAAGATAAAACTGTAACATTTTATATTGGGTGTCTACTATGTAACTACTATGTTCTTACATCGAAAAATAAGTACTTGTTGCATTgatgttgtattgcaaaacacttgtattgctgctgttgaggtgggatacgggtaaggttagggcaggtttggtggtatgggtaggtttaagggtgggttaagttGTATGGaaagggtcaacagtgtaattatagatgtaattacatgcagggacaatgttaaatcatgtatgtacacaagtgcattgtatcaaatgattaatttaattgttattaCATAGTAGTTACTATGTAAGTAGTGAGACACTCaatataaagagagagagagactgataaAACAACATTATAAGTCAACATCAGTTTATGGTTGCAAGGGAAAtgggtaattttatttcagttgttcACTTTAGAAATTCtactaactttgcaactacatgtgaACTAACTCTccttagagtattagtagactgttatgTTATGGTTCGGTTTAGGGCTAGAGTTGGCATGTATTTGTATAGTTAGTAATTTGGTGTTTGCAAACAGCGATGATGTTTTTTGTGGGCGGAGCCTACCTGGTTGCAGAATATGACAGTTGAGCAGTAGCAGTCTATGGAAGCcacaaaataaaagaataagttaatttcgagtttatatctcacaattctgacttttatttctcgcaaatctgagtttatatctcacatttcttacaaggaaaaacagaattgtgagatatcgttattctgtcttttctgaattgcaagtttatcccgcaattctgacttttttcccctcagaattgtgaaataaacacacaattgcgagttataaagtccgaactcGGAGTAATAAACATGCAAATGCAAGAAAtttttattgtgaaataaaaattgtataggctaTGTTTCAAAGTTATCTATGTAAAATGTAataggtttaaatattattccatgctgtaactgctatgtatgtatgtcCTCTGAACTGCATATTtgaatattatgtagacttactgtttacatcaaattcctgttttaatagtagactaatccttgcaggtcatcagtccagtctgtgaAATGTCTCCGTTTAGCTTCAAAGGACGTTTTAACgatggttttctttaaaaaaaaatttttttgcatTCCGATTTCAACATCCAGaagcacaacaaaacatttttctcttattctgtgtattttgcacattttcctcCAATTGTTACCGCTATTTTTCTGCAACCACTATGCGCGCGCAGCTGCAAGTGATGTAACTGTGACGTCTGCTCCAAAGGGGTCTATAGTCAGTCTGTTGAGGAGCATcacaataaagtgttagcagatatttagcagacagtctactaatactctaatgagagttagctgacatgtagtggcaaagttacttatagttagtagaaggTCTAAAgaggaccatcaaaataaagtgttactgggAAATGTGCTTCAAACTTCTTCTTAACATGTTTTCTATAAATAGCTAAATCACTGTGGTGAGTTTTATAACATTTGAAACAACTTTGAATAACAGCCatttttgtttatcttcagGTTCTGGAGGCAACGCGTGTCACTCGCAGAAAAAGTAACATGGCCCTCCGGTGGGAAGCAGGAATCTACGCCAACCAGGAAGAGGCtgaggaagaagaggaggaggaggaagaggaggaggaagaggaggaagagtaaACTAAACTTTCGTTCTATAAAGAAAAGAACGAGGAAGAGAGAAAACCAGAGGGAAAATGTGCAACGGGACAAACACAAGTATTTATTGGGAATCCAAACCTCTCGGAAGATTTGTTCTGTCCATTTCTGAAGAACATACGGGACATAACTTCTCTCGACATTGAAGACCAGAGATACTACAACACTTTACATTTACACTACCAAgatattgatttttcttttgtgCTGATATGTTTTAAGAAAGTGGAATGTGCAAAGACAAGtatcacttttcttttttttgagacTTTGGGATTTTTGGCATTAATGTTGCAACTTAGCAAATAAGATTAGTGTGAAGACCACATTGCATTTATACTTCACAAACATAAAGATGTTACCGTGCAGCTGAGGACAtggaaaaagaatgaaaaaaagagagataatatttcatttttagctGAAGGAGATTGAATAAATCAGATTTCATGCTAGATTATTGACATTTCGACTTTACACAATGTGTCTTGCAGTGTCCGAAAGGGCAAATGACTGCAATTTGGTTTCCTGTTAATTACATTTTCACATGATCTCAGCTGCAGCCTATAGAGATAGGAAGACTCAAATCATTCTCCTAATTTTGCCATTGCATGTTCAGAGAGAAACTTTAATGAGGAGGACAAATGAAAGTAGGGCACAAATATATAACCTTGAAAGACTGTGTGAGGCTACAACAATAAATCATAGCAGAAGAGGAAGAAGCAGTAATAACTTGCAGAGGTGGTCATGGCTTTTTATAGGCAGCAGGTGCATTCTCTATTAACAAAAGACAGGAAATGCGTGTGAAATTGTAGGAAGTTATTGCTGTTTTACAGTTGAAGGCACTTGTATTTACCTTAAAATTATATCATCAGATGTAGTGTGCAGAAAATTCAATGGCGGCTAGTTTTTTGGGGAATGTTTATGTTGTGTTATGTGTAGGGCAGAACAGCAAAAGCAGTgactttaaagtgcccctattgtGCTATTTTAAAgattcctaattttgttttgttcaggTCTCCTATAATaagtttacatgcatccaaaaACTAAATTTTCTCATAATCTTTTTTCTCTCAATGTCTGAAAAGGATTCGGTCTCTCTTAACCCCTCATTTCTGAGAGCT
The nucleotide sequence above comes from Chanodichthys erythropterus isolate Z2021 chromosome 10, ASM2448905v1, whole genome shotgun sequence. Encoded proteins:
- the LOC137028929 gene encoding A-kinase anchor protein 2 isoform X4 translates to MAEAELHKERLQALAEKRKRQAEIEDKRRQLDELVLQLQHFKSKAMRERWLLQGTPAVPQEEDEGRRKQVEQDELHVKTLEDAIHRLESEICLLENEELQISAKEQVLRERLRETERSIEDLQKSLQNQDGDAVNYNSQIPDLPELNSQTLVSASADQQLPRKSALYAMEINVEKDRKTGATKILSASAVSPQEAHQRGVKVYDDGRKVIYEVHSGGSTTLENGTHPWSPGQVDELMQQVGQTQQRGDRGRVTVTPAEPQPMGGQLNTKEAKQDKKQTPSKGYEGEVTETPKASADKPVTMIFMGYHSIEDEDESKKLLGFDGTIKAEIVLIDEDDEKSLREKTVTDISTIDGNAADLVSGRPLSDTTELSSEGKDESSTKELPTTGSEKARSVLLTAENGLYPAATARTSDPLKSPVLSEDDSELKRERSLKTVSFFDSVSVISAGESSMDEVQTETQQSYVSSGQNRVRHGGEGLDSEVAKEILYLDQVLEDNCCDPRAEMTSNGTSSPEMNSISVHGTEPSVHICDTSPLHNHEVVLEGKKQTTFVDDNFNTKPNGHAAMIGNDCTRSPESPRTAIKKEARFELRPFHEEKKPSKLFDTPTEKEVRLKKVRPSEEIAELERERLELIRGQAVKKNPGIAAKWWNPPQEKALEEELEPEQLESLRRYEERKQKRPETSRMPQAAPRQTISFIQPEMGNKEDVVMEEIDFSAARKQFLQMEHSKQPTAPKRNVAPQLYSAKPFFRTPDVTHVERPCGSVTVANQEGVTFYDGSEVTTVKAEKIYCCSGESDMPPKDGLAQNELKDDDFTCARAVMTIVKDEDSDLCQRSLNSSYHMEEIDSGLDDLSLRSQDTTVLETLSNDFSMDNISDSGASNETMSAYLENSLGEYSFPSTPMATTPINGKHESGIKSPSEQSGSYHGEGLTEEELEYHAGILVQNAIQQAIAQQNDKWEPLQATQHSSPITERYVESIQPQPLEEISTVTPPPKVPSPLEERKTVAPQITVVQAAPVIPVNTYKPPSPSPPPSEKPEFSYFSKYSEAAELRSTAAVTRAQETEVTSGPFKLRSRKQRTLSMIEEEIRAAQEREEELKRQRQAQTLHPPRTKNLKASNQPNKLVLTGKTAPGKIEKVRQVPPASPCSSDGALPSPLSDLGSDDSGGGQRPKNFMQTLMEDYETHKVKRREKAEDSSYVRSVTTEVLEATRVTRRKSNMALRWEAGIYANQEEAEEEEEEEEEEEEEEEE
- the LOC137028929 gene encoding A-kinase anchor protein 2 isoform X7, which codes for MAEAELHKERLQALAEKRKRQAEIEDKRRQLDELVLQLQHFKSKAMRERWLLQGTPAVPQEEDEGRRKQVEQDELHVKTLEDAIHRLESEICLLENEELQISAKEQVLRERLRETERSIEDLQKSLQNQDGDAVNYNSQIPDLPELNSQTLVSASADQQLPRKSALYAMEINVEKDRKTGATKILSASAVSPQEAHQRGVKVYDDGRKVIYEVHSGGSTTLENGTHPWSPGQVDELMQQVGQTQQRGDRGRVTVTPAEPQPMGGQLNTKEAKQDKKQTPSKGYEGEVTETPKASADKPVTMIFMGYHSIEDEDESKKLLGFDGTIKAEIVLIDEDDEKSLREKTVTDISTIDGNAADLVSGRPLSDTTELSSEGKDESSTKELPTTGSEKARSVLLTAENGLYPAATARTSDPLKSPVLSEDDSELKRERSLKTVSFFDSVSVISAGESSMDEVQTETQQSYVSSGQNRVRHGGEGLDSEVAKEILYLDQVLEDNCCDPRAEMTSNGTSSPEMNSISVHGTEPSVHICDTSPLHNHEVVLEGKKQTTFVDDNFNTKPNGHAAMIGNDCTRSPESPRTAIKKEARFELRPFHEEKKPSKLFDTPTEKEVRLKKVRPSEEIAELERERLELIRGQAVKKNPGIAAKWWNPPQEKALEEELEPEQLESLRRYEERKQKRPETSRMPQAAPRQTISFIQPEMGNKEDVVMEEIDFSAARKQFLQMEHSKQPTAPKRNVAPQLYSAKPFFRTPDVTHVERPCGSVTVANQEGVTFYDGSEVTTVKAEKIYCCSGESDMPPKDGLAQNELKDDDFTCARAVMTIVKDEDSDLCQRSLNSSYHMEEIDSGLDDLSLRSQDTTVLETLSNDFSMDNISDSGASNETMSAYLENSLGEYSFPSTPMATTPINGKHESGIKSPSEQSGSYHGEGLTEEELEYHAGILVQNAIQQAIAQQNDKWEPLQATQHSSPITERYVESIQPQPLEEISTVTPPPKVPSPLEERKTVAPQITVVQAAPVIPVNTYKPPSPSPPPSEKPEFSYFSKYSEAAELRSTAAVTRAQETEVTSGPFKLRSRKQRTLSMIEEEIRAAQEREEELKRQRQAQTLHPPRTKNLKASNQPNKLVLTGKTAPGKIEKVRQVPPASPCSSDGALPSPLSDLGSDDSGGGQRPKNFMQTLMEDYETHKVKRREKAEDSSVSLLCMSAQLQLSYFGQSDPNPA
- the LOC137028929 gene encoding A-kinase anchor protein 2 isoform X6 produces the protein MAEAELHKERLQALAEKRKRQAEIEDKRRQLDELVLQLQHFKSKAMRERWLLQGTPAVPQEEDEGRRKQVEQDELHVKTLEDAIHRLESEICLLENEELQISAKEQVLRERLRETERSIEDLQKSLQNQDGDAVNYNSQIPDLPELNSQTLVSASADQQLPRKSALYAMEINVEKDRKTGATKILSASAVSPQEAHQRGVKVYDDGRKVIYEVHSGGSTTLENGTHPWSPGQVDELMQQVGQTQQRGDRGRVTVTPAEPQPMGGQLNTKEAKQDKKQTPSKGYEGEVTETPKASADKPVTMIFMGYHSIEDEDESKKLLGFDGTIKAEIVLIDEDDEKSLREKTVTDISTIDGNAADLVSGRPLSDTTELSSEGKDESSTKELPTTGSEKARSVLLTAENGLYPAATARTSDPLKSPVLSEDDSELKRERSLKTVSFFDSVSVISAGESSMDEVQTETQQSYVSSGQNRVRHGGEGLDSEVAKEILYLDQVLEDNCCDPRAEMTSNGTSSPEMNSISVHGTEPSVHICDTSPLHNHEVVLEGKKQTTFVDDNFNTKPNGHAAMIGNDCTRSPESPRTAIKKEARFELRPFHEEKKPSKLFDTPTEKEVRLKKVRPSEEIAELERERLELIRGQAVKKNPGIAAKWWNPPQEKALEEELEPEQLESLRRYEERKQKRPETSRMPQAAPRQTISFIQPEMGNKEDVVMEEIDFSAARKQFLQMEHSKQPTAPKRNVAPQLYSAKPFFRTPDVTHVERPCGSVTVANQEGVTFYDGSEVTTVKAEKIYCCSGESDMPPKDGLAQNELKDDDFTCARAVMTIVKDEDSDLCQRSLNSSYHMEEIDSGLDDLSLRSQDTTVLETLSNDFSMDNISDSGASNETMSAYLENSLGEYSFPSTPMATTPINGKHESGIKSPSEQSGSYHGEGLTEEELEYHAGILVQNAIQQAIAQQNDKWEPLQATQHSSPITERYVESIQPQPLEEISTVTPPPKVPSPLEERKTVAPQITVVQAAPVIPVNTYKPPSPSPPPSEKPEFSYFSKYSEAAELRSTAAVTRAQETEVTSGPFKLRSRKQRTLSMIEEEIRAAQEREEELKRQRQAQTLHPPRTKNLKASNQPNKLVLTGKTAPGKIEKVRQVPPASPCSSDGALPSPLSDLGSDDSGGGQRPKNFMQTLMEDYETHKVKRREKAEDSSYVRSVTTELFWTVRPKPSMRLFGTGSGGNACHSQKK
- the LOC137028929 gene encoding PALM2-AKAP2 fusion protein isoform X9, whose translation is MAEAELHKERLQALAEKRKRQAEIEDKRRQLDELVLQLQHFKSKAMRERWLLQGTPAVPQEEDEGRRKQVEQDELHVKTLEDAIHRLESEICLLENEELQISAKEQVLRERLRETERSIEDLQKSLQNQDGDAVNYNSQIPDLPELNSQTLVSASADQQLPRKSGSEKARSVLLTAENGLYPAATARTSDPLKSPVLSEDDSELKRERSLKTVSFFDSVSVISAGESSMDEVQTETQQSYVSSGQNRVRHGGEGLDSEVAKEILYLDQVLEDNCCDPRAEMTSNGTSSPEMNSISVHGTEPSVHICDTSPLHNHEVVLEGKKQTTFVDDNFNTKPNGHAAMIGNDCTRSPESPRTAIKKEARFELRPFHEEKKPSKLFDTPTEKEVRLKKVRPSEEIAELERERLELIRGQAVKKNPGIAAKWWNPPQEKALEEELEPEQLESLRRYEERKQKRPETSRMPQAAPRQTISFIQPEMGNKEDVVMEEIDFSAARKQFLQMEHSKQPTAPKRNVAPQLYSAKPFFRTPDVTHVERPCGSVTVANQEGVTFYDGSEVTTVKAEKIYCCSGESDMPPKDGLAQNELKDDDFTCARAVMTIVKDEDSDLCQRSLNSSYHMEEIDSGLDDLSLRSQDTTVLETLSNDFSMDNISDSGASNETMSAYLENSLGEYSFPSTPMATTPINGKHESGIKSPSEQSGSYHGEGLTEEELEYHAGILVQNAIQQAIAQQNDKWEPLQATQHSSPITERYVESIQPQPLEEISTVTPPPKVPSPLEERKTVAPQITVVQAAPVIPVNTYKPPSPSPPPSEKPEFSYFSKYSEAAELRSTAAVTRAQETEVTSGPFKLRSRKQRTLSMIEEEIRAAQEREEELKRQRQAQTLHPPRTKNLKASNQPNKLVLTGKTAPGKIEKVRQVPPASPCSSDGALPSPLSDLGSDDSGGGQRPKNFMQTLMEDYETHKVKRREKAEDSSVSLLCMSAQLQLRFWRQRVSLAEKVTWPSGGKQESTPTRKRLRKKRRRRKRRRKRRKSKLNFRSIKKRTRKRENQRENVQRDKHKYLLGIQTSRKICSVHF
- the LOC137028929 gene encoding A-kinase anchor protein 2 isoform X3 — encoded protein: MAEAELHKERLQALAEKRKRQAEIEDKRRQLDELVLQLQHFKSKAMRERWLLQGTPAVPQEEDEGRRKQVEQDELHVKTLEDAIHRLESEICLLENEELQISAKEQVLRERLRETERSIEDLQKSLQNQDGDAVNYNSQIPDLPELNSQTLVSASADQQLPRKSALYAMEINVEKDRKTGATKILSASAVSPQEAHQRGVKVYDDGRKVIYEVHSGGSTTLENGTHPWSPGQVDELMQQVGQTQQRGDRGRVTVTPAEPQPMGGQLNTKEAKQDKKQTPSKGYEGEVTETPKASADKPVTMIFMGYHSIEDEDESKKLLGFDGTIKAEIVLIDEDDEKSLREKTVTDISTIDGNAADLVSGRPLSDTTELSSEGKDESSTKELPTTGSEKARSVLLTAENGLYPAATARTSDPLKSPVLSEDDSELKRERSLKTVSFFDSVSVISAGESSMDEVQTETQQSYVSSGQNRVRHGGEGLDSEVAKEILYLDQVLEDNCCDPRAEMTSNGTSSPEMNSISVHGTEPSVHICDTSPLHNHEVVLEGKKQTTFVDDNFNTKPNGHAAMIGNDCTRSPESPRTAIKKEARFELRPFHEEKKPSKLFDTPTEKEVRLKKVRPSEEIAELERERLELIRGQAVKKNPGIAAKWWNPPQEKALEEELEPEQLESLRRYEERKQKRPETSRMPQAAPRQTISFIQPEMGNKEDVVMEEIDFSAARKQFLQMEHSKQPTAPKRNVAPQLYSAKPFFRTPDVTHVERPCGSVTVANQEGVTFYDGSEVTTVKAEKIYCCSGESDMPPKDGLAQNELKDDDFTCARAVMTIVKDEDSDLCQRSLNSSYHMEEIDSGLDDLSLRSQDTTVLETLSNDFSMDNISDSGASNETMSAYLENSLGEYSFPSTPMATTPINGKHESGIKSPSEQSGSYHGEGLTEEELEYHAGILVQNAIQQAIAQQNDKWEPLQATQHSSPITERYVESIQPQPLEEISTVTPPPKVPSPLEERKTVAPQITVVQAAPVIPVNTYKPPSPSPPPSEKPEFSYFSKYSEAAELRSTAAVTRAQETEVTSGPFKLRSRKQRTLSMIEEEIRAAQEREEELKRQRQAQTLHPPRTKNLKASNQPNKLVLTGKTAPGKIEKVRQVPPASPCSSDGALPSPLSDLGSDDSGGGQRPKNFMQTLMEDYETHKVKRREKAEDSSVSLLWFWRQRVSLAEKVTWPSGGKQESTPTRKRLRKKRRRRKRRRKRRKSKLNFRSIKKRTRKRENQRENVQRDKHKYLLGIQTSRKICSVHF